A window from bacterium encodes these proteins:
- a CDS encoding glycerophosphodiester phosphodiesterase, whose product MSNLEFSRTPWIVGHRGAAGEACENTLASFRRGLEARADMIELDVQMTRDGELVCFHDWTLERLAGRAEAVEETAGEVVTEITIAPDGSKIPTLSEALAVIPEDVPLNVEVKRRRARRDRLARKVIQELDGRSPILVSSFDWELLRALRKLAAGLPLAPIERYQPGELLEAGGELGAFSLHCHRRLVTEHFIERASAAGFDRVLAYTVNEPHEAERLLKDGVSGFFTDLPARLVDHFRGR is encoded by the coding sequence GTGTCGAATCTCGAGTTTTCGCGTACGCCCTGGATCGTCGGTCATCGCGGGGCCGCTGGGGAGGCCTGCGAGAACACACTGGCATCCTTCCGGCGTGGCTTGGAGGCGAGGGCCGACATGATCGAGCTCGACGTTCAGATGACCCGGGACGGCGAGCTGGTCTGCTTCCACGACTGGACCCTGGAACGACTCGCCGGCCGAGCCGAGGCCGTCGAGGAGACAGCCGGTGAGGTGGTGACCGAGATCACGATCGCTCCCGACGGCTCGAAAATCCCGACTCTGAGCGAGGCGTTGGCGGTGATCCCCGAGGACGTGCCACTCAACGTAGAGGTCAAGCGGCGTCGCGCCCGGAGAGACAGGCTCGCGCGAAAGGTCATCCAGGAGCTCGACGGTCGATCACCGATTCTGGTTTCGAGCTTCGACTGGGAGCTCCTGCGGGCGCTTCGCAAGCTCGCAGCGGGTCTGCCGCTGGCGCCCATCGAGCGCTACCAGCCGGGCGAGCTTCTCGAGGCCGGCGGCGAGCTCGGCGCCTTCAGCCTGCACTGTCACCGTCGCCTGGTAACCGAGCACTTCATCGAGCGGGCAAGCGCCGCCGGGTTCGACCGGGTTCTGGCCTACACGGTCAACGAGCCCCACGAGGCCGAGCGGCTGTTGAAAGACGGGGTCTCGGGATTCTTCACCGACCTGCCGGCGAGGCTCGTCGACCACTTCAGGGGCCGGTGA
- a CDS encoding ATP-dependent 6-phosphofructokinase, with amino-acid sequence MTDTKRIAINTGGGDAPGLNAVIRAAVLSAESRGWDVLGICRGYQGLLDTHLTKPLDHDSVRGIAHLGGTILGTSNRGNPFDYPIELGNGRVETIDRSDQVVENFHKLGLDALIAIGGDGSMAIANQLCEKGMPVVGVPKTIDNDLDGTVVTFGFDTAVMVATEAIGRLHSTAEAHERVFTIEVMGRYAGWIALYAGLAGGADAILMPEIPYDIDIVCEKVLRREARGRRFSLVVVAEGATPVGGEMTIKGEQEKGREVLLGGVAERVAQEIQERTGKETRSVVLGHIQRGGSPTSYDRILASRFGAAAVRVIAEGKSSVMVALDPPIVRTVPLADATRRMKTVPLDGDVICTIREMGVSLGDE; translated from the coding sequence ATGACCGACACCAAGCGCATCGCGATCAACACCGGTGGCGGCGACGCGCCGGGCCTCAACGCCGTCATTCGGGCCGCTGTTCTCTCCGCCGAGAGTCGCGGCTGGGACGTGCTCGGAATCTGCCGCGGCTATCAAGGGCTCCTGGACACCCATTTGACCAAGCCCCTGGACCACGATTCGGTCCGCGGCATCGCCCATCTCGGTGGGACCATCCTGGGCACTAGCAATCGTGGTAATCCGTTCGACTACCCCATCGAGCTTGGCAACGGCCGGGTCGAGACCATCGACCGCTCCGACCAGGTGGTCGAGAATTTCCACAAGCTCGGGCTGGACGCCCTCATCGCCATCGGCGGCGACGGCTCGATGGCGATCGCAAATCAGCTCTGTGAAAAGGGGATGCCCGTTGTCGGAGTTCCAAAAACCATCGACAACGATCTCGACGGCACCGTGGTCACCTTCGGCTTCGACACCGCGGTGATGGTCGCCACGGAGGCCATCGGCCGCTTGCACTCGACCGCCGAGGCCCACGAGCGAGTTTTCACCATCGAGGTCATGGGCCGTTATGCCGGGTGGATCGCCCTCTACGCCGGTCTCGCGGGCGGCGCCGATGCCATTCTGATGCCCGAGATCCCCTACGACATCGACATCGTGTGCGAAAAGGTCCTCCGGCGCGAAGCGCGCGGCCGCCGTTTCAGCCTGGTGGTGGTCGCCGAGGGTGCGACTCCCGTCGGCGGCGAGATGACCATCAAGGGAGAACAGGAAAAGGGTCGGGAAGTGCTTCTGGGTGGCGTGGCCGAACGAGTGGCACAGGAAATCCAGGAGCGGACCGGCAAGGAGACCCGGTCCGTGGTCCTCGGCCATATTCAGCGCGGTGGGTCGCCCACCTCCTACGACCGTATTCTGGCCTCGCGCTTCGGCGCGGCCGCCGTGCGAGTGATCGCCGAAGGCAAGAGCTCGGTCATGGTCGCGCTCGATCCGCCGATCGTGCGTACGGTGCCGCTCGCCGACGCCACCCGGCGCATGAAGACGGTGCCGCTCGACGGCGATGTCATCTGCACGATCCGCGAGATGGGTGTGTCGCTGGGCGACGAGTAG
- a CDS encoding DUF1572 domain-containing protein — MSPSEDQEPLTALAQGTSASWQMLASRYLGEYLDKIRLATDRLPEQLVWWRPHKNALSVGNLILHLHGNLSLWISSGLGKRVVSRERGKEFAADRTHGSSELMRLITATVTDCRALIEDVPDATLAESLAIQSYEIDVRGAIFHAVEHMSYHTGQILYIVKTLTSEHEAFDFYTRHQEE; from the coding sequence ATGAGCCCGAGCGAAGATCAGGAGCCTCTGACTGCACTGGCGCAAGGAACGTCGGCCTCGTGGCAGATGCTGGCCAGCCGCTATCTCGGTGAGTATCTGGACAAGATCCGGCTGGCCACGGACAGACTCCCGGAACAGCTGGTTTGGTGGCGCCCACACAAGAACGCACTCAGCGTCGGCAATCTGATTCTGCACCTCCACGGCAATCTCTCGCTGTGGATATCGAGCGGTCTCGGCAAGCGCGTCGTGAGCCGGGAGCGCGGCAAGGAGTTTGCCGCCGATCGCACGCACGGCAGTAGTGAGCTCATGCGACTCATCACCGCAACCGTCACCGACTGCCGCGCCCTCATAGAAGATGTTCCAGATGCAACTCTGGCCGAGAGTCTCGCAATCCAGAGCTACGAGATCGATGTCCGCGGCGCGATCTTCCATGCCGTCGAGCACATGAGCTATCACACGGGACAGATCCTCTACATCGTGAAGACGCTCACTTCCGAGCACGAGGCATTCGACTTCTACACCCGGCATCAAGAGGAGTGA
- the trkA gene encoding Trk system potassium transporter TrkA: MASNRAKGPHRYVVMGAGEVGFHLARTLSRQGHDITVIDTDPAKLERIDEELDVLMVGGNGAHPPVLTLADVGSADLFIAVSSSDEANLAAAHIAKHMGAARTIVRVGEAQEVIADRRLFEELFGVDLLLSTQLLTTTRILNTIRGHSTVAVEYLAEGKVQLRKIHLDKDSPLTQKPLRELKLPNNTLVVAFFHGEELVIPSGDDRADAGDEALILGTTDAIGQAEKMVSSGREVIGPVVIAGGGATGHTVARMLLRVGAKVKIIEHDRPRAKQLAAEFPDLEVVHGDAKDLQLLKAERVDDAHTFAALTGEDEDNLMACLLAQELEVPQVLALVQRAETSKLWSRLNLHDVFSPRAVAAERIRDYIDSGFSANIVSLQRGAAQVLERRLAPASPAAGVTLAEMDAPRGFIVGAVVRGHRVFVPRGKDRLEVGDLVILFVREEELGTVRLLFPGQGNT; the protein is encoded by the coding sequence ATGGCTTCCAACCGAGCAAAGGGACCGCACAGGTACGTGGTGATGGGCGCCGGCGAGGTCGGCTTCCACCTTGCCCGCACCCTGTCCAGGCAAGGCCATGACATCACTGTGATCGACACCGATCCGGCCAAGCTCGAGCGCATCGACGAGGAGCTCGACGTGCTCATGGTCGGAGGCAACGGCGCCCACCCCCCGGTCCTGACGTTGGCCGACGTCGGCTCGGCGGATCTGTTCATCGCGGTCTCCTCTTCCGACGAAGCCAACCTGGCCGCGGCGCACATCGCCAAGCATATGGGCGCGGCCCGGACCATCGTGCGGGTCGGCGAGGCCCAGGAAGTGATCGCCGACCGCCGGCTGTTCGAGGAGCTCTTCGGCGTCGATCTACTGCTTTCTACCCAGCTTTTGACGACGACCCGAATCCTCAACACGATTCGGGGCCACAGCACGGTCGCGGTCGAGTACCTCGCCGAGGGGAAAGTCCAGTTGCGCAAGATCCACCTGGACAAGGACTCGCCGTTGACTCAGAAACCTCTGCGCGAGCTCAAGCTGCCCAACAACACCCTGGTCGTGGCTTTCTTCCACGGCGAAGAGCTCGTCATTCCCTCGGGGGATGACCGCGCCGATGCCGGCGACGAGGCCCTGATCCTCGGCACCACGGACGCCATCGGTCAGGCCGAGAAGATGGTCAGCAGCGGTCGCGAGGTCATCGGCCCGGTGGTCATCGCCGGCGGTGGGGCTACCGGTCACACAGTGGCCCGAATGCTGCTGCGCGTGGGCGCCAAGGTCAAGATCATCGAACACGACCGGCCGCGCGCTAAGCAGCTGGCCGCCGAGTTTCCCGACCTCGAGGTCGTCCACGGCGACGCCAAGGACCTTCAGCTCTTGAAGGCCGAGCGCGTCGACGACGCCCACACGTTCGCCGCGCTCACCGGCGAAGACGAGGACAACCTGATGGCTTGTCTGCTGGCGCAGGAGCTGGAAGTGCCGCAGGTCTTGGCACTGGTTCAGCGCGCCGAGACCTCGAAACTCTGGAGCCGGCTGAACCTTCACGACGTGTTCTCGCCGCGCGCCGTTGCCGCCGAGCGCATTCGGGACTACATCGACAGCGGCTTTTCGGCCAACATCGTCTCGCTCCAGCGCGGCGCGGCGCAGGTCCTCGAGCGCCGCCTGGCCCCGGCAAGCCCGGCCGCGGGAGTCACCCTGGCCGAGATGGACGCCCCCCGAGGCTTCATCGTCGGCGCCGTGGTTCGCGGCCATCGGGTTTTCGTACCGCGCGGCAAAGACCGGCTCGAGGTCGGCGACCTGGTGATTCTCTTTGTTCGCGAAGAAGAGCTCGGAACCGTCCGCCTCCTGTTCCCCGGCCAGGGCAATACGTAG
- a CDS encoding GGDEF domain-containing protein — protein MPVKRLLLDSRYRYGVLGLGVLLVVLAWWLPQGAPSAGLVPVEVLLATLGFGALGAAYGSRSGRGLGLGAVALPPLLHFVGSRFAAPAALAFLAIASLISVGRSPSHARAGGALGRGSGAGERPSDEWAELLGVRLIAVIVAGVAWLAVFAPKGDSVFRAGLAAGGFYFLVIAIAEVIRWSTGDRELRQDAFNRDLAYEIGAWLVGVLSVVVFLGSGRGAGIGLLGAVAVLALELARLDRERGVAIEGAHAMQEVHLAGHRIIFGESEPLAIARQIFGECRRLVTFSWFQLALLDANGEEQSWFSGPDGWVREGEPEPPPRPAALPGIHRRVSWQIVERELAVPGRRLGVIRMWCDPRQQRPGATGWLDALLPQMASSVHSVVLDREARQDPLTGLADRRALEERLLNVYGQAVESGQPMAVIMCDLDKFKRINDLYGHATGDQALMAVAAVLEGHRREKDLCCRYGGEEFAVVLEETEGHTALQVAERLREAVESLAFKPHGRRIKLQLSAGVAAFPELHVKEAGTLLELADEALYKAKKSGRNRCLLALGSASFETVDGEIMSATDKPAQPSIPTLFA, from the coding sequence GTGCCTGTAAAGAGACTTCTCCTGGATTCCAGATACCGTTACGGAGTACTGGGTCTTGGCGTTCTTCTGGTCGTCTTGGCGTGGTGGTTGCCGCAGGGAGCGCCGAGCGCCGGGTTGGTACCTGTGGAGGTGCTGCTGGCGACGCTGGGATTCGGGGCCTTGGGCGCGGCCTACGGTTCACGCTCCGGGCGCGGCCTGGGTTTGGGCGCGGTGGCGCTGCCTCCGCTTCTCCATTTCGTCGGTAGCCGGTTCGCGGCTCCGGCAGCACTGGCGTTTCTGGCCATCGCTTCCCTGATCTCGGTGGGGCGCTCACCGAGCCACGCTCGAGCCGGCGGCGCCCTCGGCAGGGGCAGCGGCGCCGGCGAACGTCCATCCGACGAATGGGCCGAGCTTCTGGGTGTCCGGTTGATCGCGGTGATCGTTGCCGGAGTCGCCTGGCTGGCCGTCTTCGCGCCAAAGGGTGACAGCGTCTTTCGCGCCGGCCTCGCCGCGGGAGGCTTCTACTTTCTGGTGATTGCGATCGCCGAGGTGATTCGCTGGAGCACGGGTGATCGCGAGCTGCGGCAGGATGCCTTCAACCGCGATCTGGCTTACGAGATCGGTGCCTGGTTGGTCGGGGTCCTCTCTGTGGTGGTTTTCCTGGGCAGTGGCCGGGGAGCGGGCATTGGCCTCCTCGGAGCGGTAGCGGTGCTGGCGCTCGAGCTGGCCCGCCTCGATCGCGAGCGCGGGGTGGCGATCGAGGGCGCGCACGCCATGCAGGAGGTTCATCTGGCCGGTCACCGGATCATCTTTGGAGAATCCGAGCCCCTGGCCATTGCCAGGCAGATCTTCGGTGAGTGCCGGCGCCTGGTCACGTTCAGCTGGTTCCAGCTCGCTCTGCTGGACGCCAACGGAGAAGAGCAGAGTTGGTTCTCCGGGCCCGATGGCTGGGTTCGCGAGGGCGAGCCCGAGCCTCCGCCGCGGCCGGCGGCCTTACCCGGGATTCACCGGCGCGTCAGCTGGCAGATCGTCGAGCGCGAGTTGGCCGTGCCGGGCCGCCGGTTGGGCGTCATCCGGATGTGGTGCGATCCCCGGCAGCAGCGTCCGGGAGCCACCGGATGGCTCGACGCCTTGCTTCCTCAGATGGCCTCTTCGGTCCACAGCGTGGTGCTCGATCGGGAAGCGCGCCAGGATCCGCTCACCGGCCTGGCCGATCGCCGCGCGTTGGAAGAGCGTCTGTTGAACGTCTACGGCCAAGCGGTCGAATCGGGTCAGCCGATGGCGGTGATCATGTGCGACCTGGACAAGTTCAAGCGGATCAACGATCTCTACGGCCATGCGACCGGGGATCAGGCTCTCATGGCTGTCGCCGCGGTGCTCGAGGGCCACCGGCGCGAGAAGGACCTGTGCTGTCGCTACGGAGGGGAGGAGTTCGCCGTGGTCCTGGAGGAGACCGAGGGTCATACCGCGTTGCAGGTGGCGGAGCGCCTGAGAGAAGCGGTCGAGAGCCTGGCGTTCAAGCCCCACGGTAGGAGAATCAAGCTGCAGCTGAGCGCCGGGGTCGCGGCCTTTCCCGAGCTGCACGTCAAAGAGGCGGGGACGCTACTCGAGCTGGCCGACGAGGCGCTCTACAAAGCGAAGAAATCGGGGAGGAACCGCTGCCTGCTTGCCCTGGGTAGCGCGAGCTTCGAGACCGTGGACGGCGAGATCATGAGCGCGACCGACAAACCGGCGCAGCCGTCGATTCCGACCCTCTTTGCCTAG
- a CDS encoding TrkH family potassium uptake protein, with the protein MNFRSAAFFLGRLVMLVALAELAPLACSLLYKEWAAAQAFGVSAILAAVLGAALILYGERSEAYRREGILIVAGGWILASIVGAIPYLMTATIASPVDALFESASGFTTTGASILTDIESAGRGILFWRCFTQWLGGMGIIVLFVALLPELGPGARFLYKMEVPGPSAEALQPRIHTTAKILWKIYLALTAIQTLLLSLAGMDLYDSLTHTFSTLSTGGFSPRNASVAAFNSPLIEIIIIAFMFVAGANFSLYYRVWQNRGWNLLRDAEFRVYVGIALAASAIVSWDLMRHRAYDSVTEASRDGLFQVLSLSTTTGYASADFDTWPVLSRIMLVTLMFIGGCAGSTAGSMKIMRMVIGLKSALREVRLIFSPNTVLSVFVGGKRVPETVVRSVAGFFILYISIWAFGALALSIGGPDLITTATASAATIGNIGPGLKAVGPTANFAFFSAPDKLLMVLLMWFGRLEVYAIAALFTRAFWRP; encoded by the coding sequence GTGAACTTCCGCTCCGCAGCCTTCTTTCTCGGACGCCTGGTCATGCTCGTGGCGCTGGCAGAGCTGGCTCCTCTCGCCTGCTCGCTGCTCTACAAGGAGTGGGCGGCGGCCCAGGCTTTCGGGGTCTCGGCAATCCTGGCGGCCGTCCTCGGCGCCGCATTGATCCTCTACGGCGAGCGTTCGGAGGCCTACCGGCGCGAGGGCATTCTGATCGTCGCCGGAGGCTGGATCCTGGCTTCGATCGTGGGCGCGATCCCGTACCTGATGACCGCCACCATCGCGAGCCCGGTGGACGCGCTGTTCGAGTCCGCTTCCGGTTTTACCACCACCGGCGCTTCCATCTTGACCGACATTGAAAGCGCCGGCCGCGGCATCCTGTTCTGGCGTTGCTTCACCCAATGGTTGGGCGGCATGGGCATCATCGTTCTGTTTGTCGCTCTCTTGCCCGAGCTCGGACCGGGTGCGCGATTCCTCTACAAGATGGAGGTACCCGGCCCGTCCGCCGAAGCGCTGCAACCGCGAATCCACACCACCGCCAAGATCCTGTGGAAGATCTATCTTGCCCTGACCGCGATTCAGACGCTGCTGCTGAGCCTCGCGGGCATGGATCTCTACGACTCCCTGACCCACACCTTCTCGACGCTTTCCACCGGGGGCTTTTCGCCCAGAAACGCCTCGGTGGCGGCATTCAACTCGCCGCTGATCGAGATCATCATCATCGCGTTCATGTTCGTCGCCGGCGCGAATTTTTCTCTCTACTACCGCGTCTGGCAGAACCGCGGCTGGAATCTGCTCAGAGACGCGGAGTTTCGAGTCTACGTGGGCATCGCCCTGGCCGCGTCGGCCATCGTGAGCTGGGACCTGATGCGCCATCGGGCCTACGACAGCGTCACCGAGGCTTCGCGCGATGGTCTGTTCCAGGTCTTGTCGCTGTCGACCACCACCGGCTACGCAAGCGCCGATTTCGACACCTGGCCGGTGCTGTCTCGGATCATGCTGGTCACTCTGATGTTCATCGGCGGCTGCGCCGGCTCGACCGCGGGCTCCATGAAGATCATGCGCATGGTGATCGGTCTCAAGTCCGCGCTCCGGGAGGTGCGCCTGATCTTCAGCCCCAATACGGTCCTGTCGGTTTTCGTCGGCGGCAAGCGCGTGCCAGAAACGGTGGTGCGAAGCGTCGCGGGCTTCTTTATCCTCTACATCAGTATCTGGGCTTTCGGTGCCCTGGCCCTGAGCATCGGGGGGCCGGATCTCATCACCACCGCCACCGCCTCGGCGGCCACGATCGGCAATATCGGTCCAGGCTTGAAGGCCGTAGGTCCGACCGCCAACTTCGCATTCTTCAGTGCCCCCGACAAGCTGTTGATGGTGCTCCTGATGTGGTTCGGAAGGTTGGAGGTGTACGCCATCGCTGCTCTGTTCACGCGCGCCTTCTGGCGACCGTAG
- a CDS encoding TolC family protein, translating to MCASGRGHRAVLIVLVALLVAVSAAAQPFRIGVVVDGPWELNEAVKELTIREVMALTEGEFEVSFPEDAYFVGDWTLATALDNINRLLDDPEVDLVITWGLIASHSICCLGELTKPVVAPVVIDASLQGLPFEFGSSGIHNLSYVALPDTLAQELATFREIVPFQQVGILATAPLLESVPELVDRTRISLAGSGVGFEYIPTRESADEVLAAISPETDAIYAWPLFQFSQLEYRRLIDGLIERKLPVFSGLGGGDVEAGMLASAGSPEFFPKLARRVALNVQRILLGEDPADIPVSFSVRDNLVINMATARAIDVSPRWEVLIEAELLHAEDIEGAYELSLDKAVREAVELNLDLLARRRVVAAGAEEVAIARASLRPRLDLSATSVTIDDDRAAASLGSQSERTITGSAELTQLLYSEPALANLNIQKRLQEGREYDLKSLRLDIALDAATTYLNLMRAKALERVQRNNVERTRSNLDQAQDRRSIGVAAAGEVLRWQSERATARKSLVEAVGDRRAAEIAVNRLLRRRLESLFVTEAVPLDSPRFLTGQGRFRVFIHTPKGFGVFRDFIVLEGLGRAPELQLIDAGIAAQERLVASAKRAFWSPTVALQAALDEILSRGGVGSSGFELGGALPFELPRADDSSWSLAVNATLPLFTGGLLGAEKIQAEIDLERLRLERTAAEERIEQRIRTALERTRASFVGIGLANQAAEAGRANLELVEDSYSRGVASLLDLLDAQTAALNAEEQAANALYDFMIDWLEGQRSANLLDFFSDDDFRRDFFDRLDAYVALQGISLPAGTQ from the coding sequence ATGTGTGCGAGCGGACGAGGACATCGGGCGGTCTTGATCGTGCTTGTGGCTCTGTTGGTGGCCGTTTCTGCGGCCGCGCAGCCGTTCCGAATCGGCGTGGTCGTGGACGGGCCTTGGGAGCTCAACGAAGCAGTCAAGGAGCTCACGATCCGTGAGGTCATGGCGCTGACCGAGGGCGAGTTCGAAGTCAGCTTTCCGGAAGACGCCTACTTCGTCGGCGACTGGACCCTGGCGACGGCCTTGGACAACATCAACCGCCTGCTCGATGACCCCGAGGTCGACTTGGTGATCACCTGGGGTCTGATCGCCTCGCACTCCATCTGCTGTCTGGGGGAGCTGACCAAGCCGGTGGTCGCGCCGGTGGTCATCGACGCGAGCCTCCAGGGCCTGCCCTTCGAGTTTGGCTCGAGCGGCATCCACAACCTGAGCTATGTGGCGCTACCGGACACTCTGGCGCAGGAGCTCGCGACCTTCCGGGAGATCGTTCCATTCCAGCAGGTCGGCATCCTGGCGACGGCGCCGTTGCTCGAGTCGGTCCCGGAGCTGGTCGATCGAACGCGTATCAGTCTGGCCGGAAGCGGAGTCGGTTTCGAGTACATTCCGACGAGAGAGTCGGCCGATGAAGTCTTGGCGGCGATCTCGCCCGAGACGGATGCCATCTACGCCTGGCCTCTGTTTCAGTTCTCGCAGCTCGAGTACCGGCGTCTGATCGATGGGCTGATCGAGCGCAAGCTGCCGGTGTTCTCGGGGTTGGGTGGTGGCGACGTTGAAGCCGGGATGCTGGCTTCGGCCGGCTCACCGGAATTCTTCCCGAAGCTCGCCCGAAGAGTCGCGTTGAATGTTCAACGAATTCTTCTGGGCGAGGACCCCGCGGATATTCCGGTGAGTTTCAGCGTCCGCGACAACCTGGTGATCAACATGGCGACGGCGCGGGCTATCGACGTGTCGCCACGTTGGGAAGTTTTGATCGAAGCCGAGCTTCTGCACGCCGAGGACATCGAAGGCGCCTACGAGCTATCGCTCGACAAGGCGGTTCGGGAGGCGGTCGAGCTCAATCTGGATCTTCTGGCGCGCCGGCGCGTGGTTGCCGCCGGTGCCGAAGAGGTCGCCATCGCGCGCGCCTCGCTACGGCCCCGGCTCGACCTGTCTGCGACGTCGGTGACAATCGACGACGACCGCGCCGCGGCGAGCCTGGGCAGCCAGTCCGAGCGGACGATCACGGGCTCGGCCGAGCTGACCCAGCTTCTGTACTCCGAGCCGGCGTTGGCCAACTTGAACATCCAGAAGCGACTTCAGGAAGGGCGCGAGTACGACCTCAAGAGCCTGAGACTCGACATCGCGCTCGACGCCGCCACGACCTATCTCAACCTCATGCGCGCCAAGGCGCTGGAACGGGTGCAGCGCAACAACGTCGAGCGCACGCGCTCCAATCTGGACCAGGCCCAGGACCGACGCAGCATCGGGGTCGCCGCGGCCGGCGAGGTTTTGCGTTGGCAAAGCGAGCGCGCAACCGCGCGGAAGTCTCTGGTCGAAGCGGTCGGCGACCGCCGCGCCGCCGAGATCGCGGTCAACCGGTTGCTGCGTCGCCGGTTGGAGTCTCTGTTCGTTACCGAGGCAGTGCCCCTGGACTCGCCGAGATTCCTGACCGGCCAGGGGCGCTTTCGGGTGTTCATCCATACGCCCAAAGGCTTCGGCGTATTTCGAGATTTCATCGTGCTCGAGGGTCTGGGGCGAGCCCCCGAGCTTCAGCTGATCGACGCGGGCATCGCGGCGCAGGAGCGGCTCGTGGCATCGGCGAAGCGCGCCTTCTGGTCCCCGACCGTGGCGCTCCAGGCCGCGCTGGACGAGATTCTGAGCCGCGGCGGGGTCGGCTCGTCCGGCTTCGAGCTTGGCGGGGCCTTGCCGTTCGAGCTGCCGCGGGCGGACGATTCGAGCTGGAGCCTGGCCGTCAACGCAACTCTGCCGCTTTTCACGGGAGGCCTGCTTGGTGCGGAGAAGATACAGGCCGAGATCGATCTCGAGCGGCTGCGGCTCGAGCGGACGGCGGCGGAGGAGCGAATCGAGCAGCGCATCAGAACGGCACTGGAAAGGACCCGAGCCTCCTTCGTCGGCATCGGTCTGGCCAACCAGGCGGCCGAGGCCGGGCGCGCCAATCTCGAGCTGGTGGAGGACTCGTACTCGCGTGGTGTCGCTTCGTTGCTCGATCTTCTCGACGCCCAGACCGCGGCACTCAACGCCGAAGAACAGGCGGCCAACGCCCTCTACGACTTCATGATCGATTGGCTGGAGGGTCAGCGTTCCGCCAACCTGCTCGACTTCTTCTCCGACGACGACTTTCGCCGGGATTTTTTCGATCGACTGGACGCCTACGTGGCGCTGCAGGGGATCTCGTTGCCGGCGGGGACGCAGTAG
- a CDS encoding P1 family peptidase: MSRDSIAPLPELSPRLAVEGFSIGHGTDTDGMTGVTVILCPEGVVAAAEVRGTATSTRQFDALTRANHVGSRAHALVLAGGSAFGLSAADEVGRWLARHGHGLATDVGPVPSVPTAILFDLGFGDPEARPTPELVRSAVENAASGDIACGSVGAGTGATVGKALGRSQAMKGGFGFAGCTTSGGISVAAAVAVNAFGDVRDAESGTILAGCRATPESHELVGADRVFASLTPEDGTRWQGNTTLAVVLTDAILDKVSARKVTEMAFGGLYRTLVPALTIFDGDLLVTLASARKPAHTHQIGVLAERAVAHAVVTAVRQADGFSILPAARDLR; this comes from the coding sequence ATGTCGAGAGATTCCATCGCGCCGCTGCCGGAGCTTTCGCCGCGGCTCGCCGTGGAGGGATTCTCGATCGGTCACGGCACCGACACGGACGGCATGACCGGTGTCACCGTGATTCTCTGCCCCGAGGGCGTGGTCGCCGCCGCCGAGGTCCGGGGCACGGCTACCAGCACGCGGCAGTTCGACGCGCTGACTCGCGCCAATCACGTCGGCTCCCGGGCGCACGCGCTGGTGTTGGCGGGCGGCAGCGCGTTCGGGCTCTCGGCGGCCGACGAGGTCGGTCGTTGGCTCGCTCGACACGGTCACGGCCTGGCTACCGATGTCGGACCGGTGCCTTCGGTTCCGACCGCGATTCTGTTCGATCTTGGCTTCGGCGACCCCGAGGCGAGACCGACCCCGGAGCTGGTTCGCTCCGCTGTGGAGAACGCCGCGTCGGGCGACATCGCGTGTGGCAGTGTCGGGGCCGGGACCGGCGCAACGGTCGGCAAGGCCCTTGGCCGGTCCCAGGCCATGAAGGGTGGGTTCGGCTTCGCCGGCTGCACCACGAGCGGTGGCATTTCGGTCGCCGCCGCGGTGGCCGTCAACGCCTTCGGTGATGTGCGCGACGCGGAGTCGGGAACGATCCTCGCCGGCTGCCGGGCTACTCCCGAGTCCCACGAGTTGGTGGGCGCGGATCGGGTCTTCGCTTCGCTGACTCCGGAAGACGGGACTCGCTGGCAGGGTAATACCACCCTGGCGGTCGTCTTGACCGACGCCATTCTGGACAAGGTCTCGGCGCGGAAGGTGACCGAGATGGCCTTCGGCGGTCTCTACAGGACGTTGGTGCCCGCCCTGACGATTTTCGACGGCGACCTGCTGGTGACTCTTGCCTCGGCCAGGAAGCCTGCCCACACCCACCAGATCGGCGTGCTTGCCGAGCGCGCAGTCGCGCACGCGGTGGTGACCGCGGTGCGTCAGGCCGACGGATTCTCGATCCTGCCGGCCGCGCGGGACCTCCGCTAG